Genomic window (Streptomyces sp. NBC_01431):
TTCATCGCCAAGCGCAGCCGCACCCGCCTGTTCCCCGCCACCTGGTACGCCCAGGGCCAGGCCGCCGCCGTCGCCGGGGTCGTCGACGGCGCCGTGTCCGGGGTCCGGGTCGTCAAGGGCTTCGGCCAGGAGGACCAGGAGATCGGCAAGCTCCGCGAGGTCGGCCGCAGGCTCTTCGCCGGGCGCCTTCGCACCATCAAGCTGAACTCCCGCTACACCCCGGCCCTCCAGGCCGTCCCCGCCCTCGGCCAAGTGGCCATGCTGGCGCTCGGCGGCTGGCTCGCCACCCGCGGCGAGATCACCCTGGGCACCTTCGTCGCCTTCTCCACCTACCTCGCCCAGCTCGTCGGCCCGGTCCGGATGCTCGCCATGGTGCTCACCGTCGGCCAGCAGGCCCGCGCCGGCGTCGAGCGCGTCCTGGAACTCATCGACACCGAGCCCTCCATCGAGGACGGCACCAAGGAGCTGCCGGCCGACGCCCCGGCGACGGTCGAGTTCGACGGCGTGAGCTTCGGGTACGACGCGGAGCGGCCCGTCCTGGACGGGTTCTCGCTCGACATCCGGCCCGGCGAGACGGTCGCCGTGGTCGGCTCGTCCGGCTCCGGGAAATCCACCGTCTCGCTGCTCCTGCCGCGCTTCTACGACGTCTCGCGCGGCGCCGTCCTGGTCGGCGGCCACGACGTGCGCGAACTGACCCTCTCCTCGCTGCGGGCCGCCATCGGACTCGTACCGGAGGACTCCTTCCTCTTCTCCGACACCGTCCGCGCCAACATCGCGTACGGAAAGCCGGACGCCACCCAGGAAGAGATCGAGAAGGCAGCGCGCTCCGCCCAGGCCGACGGGTTCATCGCCGAGCTGCCGCAGGGCTACGACACCACCGTCGGCGAACACGGGCTCACCCTGTCCGGCGGCCAGCGCCAGCGCATGGCGCTGGCCCGCGCGATCCTCACCGATCCCCGCCTGCTGGTCCTGGACGACGCGACGTCGGCCGTCGACGCCCGCGTCGAGCACGAGATCCACGAGGCGCTGAAGTCGGTCATGGCGGGCCGCACCACCCTCCTCATCGCGCACCGCCGCTCCACTCTCGGCCTCGCCGACCGCATCGCCGTCCTCGACGGCGGCCGCCTCGCCGCGATCGGCACTCACGAGGAGCTCCAGCGCGACAGCGCCCTCTACCGCCGCCTGCTCACCGACCCCGACGAACTCGGCGGCGTCTCGCCCGGCCACACCCCGCTCGCCCCCGCCCTGGAGGACGACGACCACTGGGTACGGGACGAACTCGACGCCGAGTACGACGCCGAGCGCGGCATCACCCCGCCGCTGTGGGTGAGGGAGGAGAAGGCGGAGTCCGCCGCCCCCGGTGGCATGCCCGCCACTCCCGAACTGCTGGCCCAGGTCGAGGCGTTGCCGCCCGCCACCGACACCCCCGGCATAGACGAGGCGAAGGCCGTCCAGGCCGAGGACTCCTACGGTCTGCGCCGACTCCTGCGAGGCTTCGGCCTTCCCCTCCTTGTCAGCCTCCTCCTCGTCGCCATCGACGCCGGGATGTCGCTGATCCTGCCGGTCCTCATCAGGCACGGCATCGACCAGGGCGTCACCCGGCTCGCGCTCGGAGCGGTCTGGGCCGCCGCGGGGCTCGCGCTGGTCAGTGTCGCCGTCCAGTGGCTCGCCCAGACCGGCGAGACCCGGATGACCGGCCGCACCGGCGAACGCGTCCTCTACACCCTGCGCCTGAAGATCTTCTCCCAGCTCCAGCGGCTCGGACTCGACTACTACGAGCGGGAGTTGACGGGCCGGATCATGACCCGGATGACGACGGACGTGGACGCGCTGTCCACGTTCCTCCAGACCGGACTGGTCACCGCCTTCGTCTCCGTCGTCACCTTCTTCGGCATCATGGTGGCGCTCCTCGTCATCGACGTCGAGCTCGCCCTCGTCGTCTTCGCGACGCTGCCGTTGCTGATCGTCGGCACCTACTTCTTCCGCAAGAAGAGCGTGCAGGCCTACGAACTCGCCCGCGAGCGGGTCAGCGTCGTCAACGCCGACCTCCAGGAGTCGGTGTCCGGCCTTCGCATCGTGCAGGCCTTCCGCCGCGAGCACGACGGGGCCGAACGGTTCGCCGGACGCAGCGACCACTACCGGCAGGCCCGGGTGCGCGGCCAGTGGCTGATATCGGTCTACTTCCCGTTCGTGCAACTGCTCTCGTCGGTGGCCGCGGCGTCCGTACTGATCGTGGGCGCGGGCCGGGTCGACAACGGCACGCTCACCACCGGCGCCCTCGTCGCCTACCTGCTGTACATCGACCTGTTCTTCGCCCCCGTACAGCAGCTCTCCCAGGTCTTCGACGGCTACCAGCAGGCGGCCGTCTCGCTCAAGCGGATCCAGGAGCTGCTCCAGGAGAAGACTTCCACGGCCGCCGCCGCCGAACCGCTCGACGTCCTGTCGCTGCGCGGCGAGATCGCCTTCGAGGACGTCGACTTCGCGTACGGGGCCGACGAGGAGGCGCTGTCCGGGGTGGACCTGCGCATACCCGCCGGGCAGACCGTCGCCTTTGTCGGCGAGACCGGCGCCGGGAAGTCCACCCTGGTCAAGCTGGTCGCCCGTTTCTACGATCCGACGGGCGGCCGGGTCACCGCCGACGGCACCGACCTGCGCGACCTCGACATCACCGCCTACCGGCACCGACTCGGCGTCGTCCCGCAGGAGGCGTACCTCTTCGAGGGCACGGTCCGCGACGCCATCGCCTACGGCCGCCCCGACGCCACCGACGCCCAGGTGGAGGCCGCGGCCCGCGCGGTCGGCGCCCACGACATGATCGCCACCCTGGAGGGCGGCTACCTGCACGAGGTCGCCGAGCGCGGACGCAACCTGTCCGCCGGACAGCGCCAGTTGATCGCGCTGGCCCGCGCCGAGCTGGTGGACCCGGACATCCTGCTCCTGGACGAGGCGACCGCGGCCCTCGACCTGGCCACCGAGGTTGCGGTCAACCGGGCTGCACAGGCACGGGCCACCGACCTTCCCCAAGCTCTCCACTTCGTTCGAGCAGGGGAGACCCCATCCACCGGCCGCCGCACCACCCTCGTCGTCGCCCACCGCCTGACCACGGCGGCCCGCGCGGACCGGGTGGTCGTGATGGACCACGGCCGGGTCGCCGAGGACGGCACCCACGACGAGCTGCTTGCCCTGGACGGCCGGTACGCGCGCCTGTGGCGCACCTTCATCGGCCAGGACGAGGAGCTGGACGAGGACGAGGGCGAGTCGGTGGCCGCTCTCTGAGATCCACCGCTTTCCGAGAACCATCGGGCGGCCGTATGCGTCCACCCCCACATACGCTCATGTGGCGGAAGGATGAAAGCGTGTTCGGTGGGGTGGCAAACAGGGGGCTCGGCGGGACCGCGCTGGCCGTGCTCGCGGTGGCGGGCGGGCTCGTGGTGTTCGGCCCGGCGAGCGGCAGCGCGGACGCGGCGGCCGCGTGCGCGGGGCGGCCGGTGAAGACGGTCGGGTTCAGCACGGGGGAGCTGCGGCTGTACAAGGGCAACGGGTACGCGTGCGCGGTGACCGTCGCCGACAACCCGGGCCCCCGCCGCCAGATGTCCGTGACCATCCAGGCTCGTGGCGGCGCCCCGGCCCGTGACGCGGGCAGCTATACGAAACTGGCGGGCCCGATCACCGTGCACTCCGGCAGCCGCTGCGTGCGGGCCACCGGGGCGATAGCCGGGGCGTCGGCGGACAGCGGCTGGGTCTGCTGAGCGTCCGGGCACTCTCTGTGAAGGTCAACTGGGTCTGGCGGGGCCGGTGTTGCCCCGGCTAGGTTCACGGGGCACGTTCCGTGCCCACAGGGGCCTCACAGGGGAGGGTGAATGCGCAAGGCGCTCAGATGGCTGTTGTCGCTCGTCGTGCTGATAGGCACGATGACCGCGGCGGGAGCCACAGCCCACGCGGCCACCGCCGCAGAGCCGGACATCAAGGACCGCATCCTGGCGATACCCGGGATCAGTCTGATCGAGGAGAAGCCGTACAGCGGCTACCGCTACTTCGTGCTGAGCTTCACCCAGCAGGTCGACCACCGCAACCCGTACAGCCGTGCCACCTTCCAGCAGCGGATCACCCTGCTGCACAAGGACACCGACCGGCCCACGGTCATGTACACCAGCGGCTACGACGTCTCCACCACGCCCAGCCGCACCGAGCCGACGCAGATCGTCGACGGCAACCAGGTCTCCGTCGAGTACCGGTTCTTCCCGCTGTCGCGGCCGCAGCCCGCCGACTGGTCCAAGGACGACATCTGGCAGGCGGCCAGCGACCAGCACGCGATATTCGAGGCCCTCAAGCCGGTTTACACCAAGAACTGGCTGACCACCGGAGCCTCGAAGGGCGGCATGACCGCCACGTACTACAAGCGCTTCTACCCGCACGACATGAACGGCGTCGTCGCGTACGTGGCCCCCGACGACGTGGTGAACAACGAGGATTCGGCCTACGACCGGTTCTTCAAGACCGTCGGCACCAAGGAGTGCCGCGACAAGCTGGAGGGCGTGCAGCGCGAGGCGCTCGTGCGCCGGGCGCCGCTGGAGAAGAAGTATCAGGAGTACGCGGCCGCCAACGGCTACACCTTCAACACGGTCGGCACCCTCGACAAGGCGTACGAGGCCGTCGTGCTCGACTACGTGTGGGGTTTTTGGCAGTACCACCTGCTCGCCGAGTGCTCCAAGATCCCGGCTGACTCGGCGCACGCCAGTGACCAGGCGATCTGGGACTCGATCGACACGTTCTCCGGGTTCTCCTTCTACACCGACCAGGGCCTTGCCCCGTACACGGCGTACTACTACCAGGCCGGTACGCAGCTCGGCTCGCCCACCATCAAGCAGCCCTGGCTCGGCAATCTGAGCCGGTACGGCTACCAGCCGCCGCGCAACTTCGTGCCGCGCGACATACCGATGCGGTTCCAGCCCTGGGCGATGGCGGACGTCGACCACTGGGTGCGGCACAGCGCCGACCACATGCTGTACGTCTACGGGCAGAACGACCCGTGGGGCGCGGAGCGGTTCTCCTTCGGGGCGGGGGCGCGCGACTCCCACGTCTACACGGTGGCGGGCGGCAACCACGGCTCGAAGGTCTCGATGCTGACCGCCCCCGAGAAGGCGCAGGCAACGGCCTCCATCCTCCGCTGGGCGGGCCTGACGGACGCCCCCGCCAAGCCCCAGGCGTCCTTCGACGCGAGGCTGGACGCGCAGGGCGTGGACAGGGAGCCCACCCTGCACCCGTAGGGGCCGGGGGCTCTGGCCCCAGTTCGGGAAGGGGAGGGGCGGGAGGGTTCAGACGCGCCGCGCGCACCCCACCGCCCCTTTCCCGCCCGTCAGTTGGACGTACAGGGCGGTCGACGCCGGGCAGGCCGGGCGGCGGGCCACCGCCGAAACCACCTTGAACTGCGGCGCGTTGACCCCCGACCCGTCACAGGCCGTCTCCTTCACCAGCTCCGCGCCCGCGTCGTACACACAGTCCCCGACCACCGTGTAGGGCCCACCCCCGGCCCCCGGATCCCCGGGATGCGGCGCCTCCAGGTTCCGCATGCAGGCGTACCCCCGCGCCACGGAACCGCCTCCGCCCTCCGCCGCCGGCGGGCTCTCGGCCACGTACAGCACGAAGTCCGTGTTGAGCGGGCACGCCACAGCCGCCCCTTTCGCCGCAGTGCCGTCGCGCCGCACCAGCACCCGCGCCGTGGCCCGTTCACTGGTGCACGCCACGTCGTGGAAGTCCTTGGTGTCGCCCACCACTCCCTCGCGCGAGGCACAGTGCCCGGTGGCGAGGAACGCCGCCGCGTAGGGAGACGATCCCGGCGAGGAGGCGGCTGAAGACGACGACGAAGGAGCAGGTGAAGACGACGACGAAGAGGCGGGCGAAGAGGACGACGAGGGCGACACGTTCGCGAGTTTGCCCTCCGCCGCCGATCCGCCCGCCGCGTTCTGGCACGCCGTGGCGAACCCCAGCGGCACGAGCAGCGCCAGGCACGCCGCCAGAGCATGCCGCCGCAAACGGTACGTACGCATACGACCCCCCAGATCCCCCCGGATACCCCCGGATACCCCCCAAGCGTGACCCGCCGGAGCGGGAACGCGCCAGGTGTCCGGGGGGTTTGCGCCCGATGGAGGGAGCGCGCGGGGGGCGGCTGCGTACGCCTAGTACGACAGCCCGTGGCCGATCGGGTACAGCACCTGCGTCGGGTCGTCGGCGCGGGGGACGGCCACCGGGAGGCGGCCGCGCGGCTGGGCCCGGCCCGCCAACACCCGTGCCGCGGCCCGGAGTTCGACATCGGTCCAGGAGTAGGTGGCGAGCGAGGCGGTGTATCCGCTGAGGTAGGCGATGTCGTACGGGTTGCGGATCGCCAGGTGCACGACCGGCACACCGCTCGCCCCGAGTGCGGCGACGAGCCGGCTCTGGGCGCCGCCCGGCCCCGCGTCGTACGTGCCGACGATCACCGCGTCGTGCCCCGCCGCCGCCGCGACCGCCGCGTCGATCTGCGCCTGCGACGGCAGTGTGCCGGTGGGCAACACCGTGGTGCGGAACCCGAGTTCGGCGAAGGCCTGCGCGAGCACGCTGGTGGGCGGCCCCGTCGTGCCCGACGGCGAGGCGGGGTCGGCGCCGACGATCAGGAGGTGGCGGTGGCTGCGCCGGGAGAGCGGAAGGAGCCGGTGCGGATCGGCGAGCAGGGTGGTGGTGCGCTCGGCGATCGCGTCGGCGGCCGCGAGGTGATCCCGGGTGCCGACGGCGCGGTCCACGCCCCGGGCGGTGACGTAGGGGCGGGCGAACAGCCCGCGCCTGTCCTTGAGGCGCAGGATGCGGAGGATCGATTCGTCGAGCCGGGCCTCGGTGAGCTCGCCGCTGTCCACGGCCGCGCGCACCCCGTGCCAGGCCACGTCCAGGTTCGGCGGGTCGAGCAGCTGGTCGACGCCCGCCTTGAGGGCGAGCACGGGCACCCGGTCGTCGCCGTACTTGTCGCGGACGCCCTTCATGCCGAGCGAGTCGGTGATGACGACCCCGTCGAAGCCGAGCTGTTCGCGCAGGATGCCGGTCAGGATGGGGTGCGAGAGCGTCGCCGGGTCGTTGCTCGGGTCGAGCGCCGGGAACTGGATGTGGGCTGTCATGATCGCGTCGATCCCGGCTGCGATGGCGGCTTTGAACGGCGGCGCGTCGAGCCGCTCCCACTGCTCGCGGGTGTGGGTGATGACCGGAATCCCGGTGTGGCTGTCGACGCTGGTGTCGCCGTGCCCGGGGAAGTGTTTGGCGGTGGCCGCGACGGAGGACTCCTGGTAGCCGCGCACCTCGGCCGCCACCATGCGGGCCACCGCGGCGGGATCGGCGCCGAAGGAGCGTACGCCGATGACGGGGTTGGCCGGGTTGATGTTGACGTCGGCGTCGGGGGAGTAGTCCTGGCGGATGCCGATCGCCGCGAGCTCGGCACCCGAGATGCGGCCCAGCGTGCGGGCGTCGCGTTCCGAGCCGCCCGCGCCGAGGGCCATCGCGCCCGGGAAGAGCGTGGCGGGCTTGCCGACGCGGCAGACGATGCCGTGCTCCTGGTCGGTGGCGATGAGCAGCGGCAGCGGCGTGCGCTGGGCGAGCCCGGCCGCCTGGATGCCGTTCGACAGGTCGGCGATCTGGTGCGGATCGCGGGTGTTGTGCGCCCAGGTGAAGTAGATGATGCCGCCGACGTGGTACTTGGCGATCAGCTCGGCGGCGTCGCGCACACCGATCTCGCGGAGGTTGGCGTCGATGTCGGCCTGGTCGGGGGCGGTCGCGGAGTGCCCGTAGACCCGCATGACGAAGAGCTGCCCGATCTTCTCCTCGACGGACATCCGGGCGATGACCGCACGAAGGCGAGTGTCGGTGGCTCTGCCTGCGGTTACTTCGCCCTCTTCGACTCCTACGGCTTCTTCGTCGGCGGCGTACGCGGGGAGCTGGGGACCGAGTGCGGCTATGGCGGCCGCTGCGGCGGTGGTGGTGAGGAGGCTGCGTCTTGAGGTGCGGTGCTGCACGTGCACTCCTTCCGGCGGTGTACCCAGGGAAGTGGAAGAAACTTCCAAGCCGAAGCGATATCCGGAAAGTTATTGCCAGTCAAGGGTATGCGCGCGAAGCCGTCACCGGTGTGGCGTGGGGAGCCGCCGGTGGCGTGGCGCGGGAGGCGTCACGGGTATGGCGCGGGAAGGCGGGCGTATGCGGATGATGCCGCCACCGGCGCATTGCGGAAGGGGCGCACCGGTGGCGGCGGGCTGCCGGCCGCAGGCGGCTGGAGAGGGGAGTCGGCGATCACGGGCCAGCAGCGAGGGCCGACACCGCTCTGCGGAGACTCACCGGCAGCGCGGAGGTTGGACGGGGATGGGCCTGAGAGGGTTCCTCCCGGGTCGCCAATTCCGCTGAATGGTAAGGGAGTTGAAGTTGGCCCGAGCGGGGTCGGCCGGAAAGGCTGCTGGCACGTCGTGACCGGCGGCGGCCGCCTGCCGGTGGGCAGGCGGCCGATCCCGGCGCTCGCGGCGTGCGCCTCAGGGCTTTGCGCGGCCGCCCGCTACCACGTTGCCCCGGCGACCTGACGGGTCGTGGCGTTGAGCCGGTTGAAGAGGTTGGTCACGCCGATCATGAGGACGATGGCAGCCAGCTGCTTCTCGTCGTAGTGGCGCGCGGCTTCGTCCCACACCTCGTCCGGCACCGCGTCGGCGCGGTCGGCGAGCCGGGTGGACGCCTCGGCCAGCGCGAGTGCCGCCCGCTCGGCGTCGCTGAAGAACGGCGCCTCCCTCCACGCCACGACCGTGGTCAGCTTGTCCTCGCTCACGCCGTGTTTGCGGGAGCTGGCGATCCCGCCGAAGACGCACGGCGCGCAACCGTTGATCTGGCTGGCGCGCAGGTGCACCAGCTCCATGGTCGACTCGGGCACCCCGCCCTGCTTGGCGGCGTTCAGCAGATCGAGGATCGGCTTCATCGCGCCGGGGAGGACCTGAGCGGGGTTCGTCATACGTGCCTGCATGGCTGCGACTCCTGTGCCGTAAGGGCTGCTTCGTTTCGCTTTCACTGCCCTGACACGCGGCGCGGCGGATGTGTGACAGCTCGGCCGAAACTTTTTTCGCGTCACTCCTCCCCGCGGCGCGGACCCGGGCAAGGCGGGCACCGCCACGCCGACTCCAGCGGCCCCGCGTCGCGTGCCGGCGGCATCACGTACGGCTCCCACGTCCGCCCACCGTCCCGCGACACCCGCAATGACAGCGCCGGGCCCGCTACCAGTGCCCCCCATGCCGGACCGCCTTCTCCGTCAGCCATGCGCGTACCTGCCCTTCCTCCCGCGCGGAGGCGGTACGCAGATCGCGCGCGGCGATCGTCGCGACGAAGTGCACGAACCGGACCCGTCGCCACTCACCGTCCGTACCGATCACCTTGCCGGGTCCGTACACATCGGTCCCGGTGTGGGCGACATAGGCCCCCACGGCGTGCGCTCCCATGCGACTGCCTCTCACTGCGTGTGGTGTTCCGCTTACAGCGTGGGGTTACGTTCCGTACGCTGAACAGTGCACGGAGCGTGACAACGGAGCCTGCAAGTAAGGGAGTTGGTGTCGTGGCGATCGAGGACAACCCCGAATCCCGCACCAAGTACGGCGAGGAACTCAGGGCCAAGCGGGAGGCGGCCGGGTTCACACAGGAAGAGCTCAGCCAGCGTGCGGTCATGTCGCGCACGCACATCGCCCACATCGAGGCGGGGAGGCGGCGCCCGGACGTCGCCGATGCGCGACGGCTGGACGGGGTGCTGGGCACGGGCGGTTTTTTTGAGCGGTTCCTGCCGACGCTGGATGGGCGGAAGGTCGCTGAACACTTCGCGGAGGCCTTGGAGTTCGAGGGCCAGGCGACCGTGATCCGTGACTACGCCGCCAAGTTGGTGCCGGGCATCCTTCAGACGGAGGCCTACGCGCGCGAAGTGCTCAGTTCCGGCGCATTCCCGAAGAGTGGTGAAGAGCGCGACAGGATGCTCAGCACGCGACTTGCCCGCGCCCACGTCCTCTCCAACTTCCACTCGCCCGTGGTGTGGTCGTTGCTGGATGAGGCAGTACTCCGACGTTGCATTGGCGGTGCCGCCGTGATGTGCGAACAGCTGCGGCACATCGTCGCGTTGGGTGAGAGTCGCCGCATCCGCCTGCACGTACTCCCCTTCGACACGGGGTTCCACGCATTGCTGGAGGGCATCGTTTCGCTCATGTGGTTCGAAGCGCTCCCGCCGATCGCCTACGTGGAAGGGTTGCGGACGGGCAGGGTGTGGGAACTTCCGTCCGTAGTACGGGAATGTCAGGTGGCTTACGATCACGCCCTAGGCGACGCGCTGTCGCACCGTAAGTCCCTGGCGCTGATCAGGTCCGTCGCGGAGGATTACGAGCATGAAGCGCAGCAGCAATGAGCAGACCATTCCGGACGCGTCGGCGCTGTCAGGCTGGCGGAGGTCTTCCTACAGTGGCGGAACGAGTGGTGACTGCCTCGAAGTCAGCGAGGCGTACGCGACCTGGCGTAAGTCCAGCTACAGCGGGGAAAGCGGAGGCGACTGCCTGGAGTTCAGCGACAGCTGCTCGGCCTGCATACCCGTGCGGGACAGCAAGAACCCGACCGGGCCCGCCGTGGTGTTCGGGCCGACGGCGTGGACGTCCTTCGTGGACGGGGTCAAGGGCGGGGCGCTCAGCCGCTGAGGGAATCCCACGCTTCCCGGAGGGTGTGCACCGTCGCCGTGATCGCTGGGCGGCGGGCCGCCCCCGTGCGCCACAACGCGTACAGGCGGCGGGTCGGGACGGGCTCCAGGCGTAGAGCCGTCACGCCCTCGGGGAGGGCGCCCCGGCCGAGGCGCGGAACCAGAGCGATGCCCAAACCGGCGGCCACCAGGGCGAGTTGGGTGTGGTACTCGGCGGCCTGGTGGCGTAGTTCGGGTTCGTGGCCGCCGGCGCGCAGGGTGCGGACGAGCCAGTCGTGGCAGACCGAGCCCGGCGGCTGGCAGATCCAGGGCTCGTGGGCGAGGTCGGCGCGGCGGACGACCCGGCGGGACGCCAGGGGGTGGCCTGCCGGGACCAGGATGTCGCAGTGGTCGTCGCCGATGGCGGCGTGCTCGACGCCCTCGGGCGCGGGCAGCGGCGCGATGTCCCAGTCGTGGGTGACGGCCAGATCGATGACGCCCTTGGCCACGAGGTCGACGGAGACGTGCGGGTCCACCTCCGACAACTGCGTGTGCAGGGAGGGGTGTTCACGGGCCAGGGCGGCGAGTGCGGCGGGGAGCAGGCCCCGGGCCGCCGTCGCGAACGCGCCCACCGTGAGGCGTCCGGTGGGCAGACCGCGCCGCTCTTCGAGCGTGGTCTCCGTGCGTTCCACGATGGCCAGCAACTCCCTTGCGGCAGCTGCGAGATGGAGCGCGTCCTCGGTGAGCGCGATGCCCCGGCCCCGGCGTTCCAGGAGGGTCGTACGGGTCTCCCGTTCCAGCTTGGTGATCTGCTGGGAGATCGCGGACGGGGTGTAGCCGAGCGCGGCGGCAGCGGCGGCGACCGAGCCGTGGACGTGGACCGCGTGCAGCGCGCGCAGCCGGGCCAGATCGAGCAAAGGAAGCCTCCCCGGACCTCTGGATTAAGCAGTGCTTCATCCCATCATCAATGAATCCGCGCTGGTGCTGAATGGTCGGTGGCGGTGATCCTCGACGCATGCGTCCCGTACACATCGCGCTCGCCGTGCTCGTCACCGCTGTCTGGGGGGTCAACTTCGTCGTCATCGACGTCGGACTCGGCCACTTCCCGCCCCTGCTCTTCTCCGCCCTGCGCTTCCTGGTCGCGGCGCTGCCCGCCGTGTTCTTCGTGGGGCGGCCCAAGGTCGCCTGGAAGTGGATCGTGGCGGTGGGCCTGGTGCTGGGGGTGGCGAAGTTCGGGCTGCTGTTCATCGGGATGAGTCAGGGGATGCCGGCCGGTCTGTCCTCCCTCGTGCTCCAGGTGCAGGCCGTGTTCACGGCGGTCGTGGCCATGGCGGTACTGGGTGAACGACTGGGCGGAGTAAGGCTGTTGGGGATGGGCGTGGCGCTGGCCGGCATCGTGGTGGCGGGGGTGGACGAGGGGTCGGGCGGCCCGCTGCTCGCCTTCGCGCTGACGGTGGGCGCGGCCGCGTGCTGGGGCGTGTCCAACGTCCTGACCCGCAAGGCCGCCCCGCCCGACGCGCTGAACTTCATGGTGTGGGTGTCGGTCGTCCCGGTACTCCCGCTGCTCGCCCTGTCCCTCCTCTTCGAGGGCCCGGCCCGAGATGCCGAGGCGCTGACGGGATTCGACTGGAGCGGCGCGGGGGCGCTGGTGTACGTGGCGTGGATCAGTACGGTGTTCGGCTTCGGAGCGTGGGGGATGCTGCTACGCCGCTATCCGGCGTCGTCCGTGGCACCGTTCAGCCTGCTGGTGCCGGTGTTCGGGATGTCATCGGCCGCGCTGCTCCTGGGGGAGTCGGTAACGCCGCTGCGGTGGTGCGCGGCGGCGCTCCTGGTGGGCGGGGTCGCCCTCACGTCCCTGCGGTCAGCCGCTCCACGTGCTTTCGGCCTGCCGCGAGGAGGCCTGGCAGTGGAGCGGCCCCGGGATACCAGCGCTTCTCGTACTCCCAGCACACCCAGCCGTCCGGCGGCAGCAGCGACAGACACGCACTGAGCGGCAGGACGCCGGTGCCGAGGGGGAGGGGCGTGGTGTCCTCGGCGGACGCGATGTCCTTGACCTGGGTGTAGCCGAGGTGGGGGGCGAGTGCGGCGAAGGATTCCGCCGGGGTCTCGCCGCCGAGCCAGGTGTGCATGACGTCCCAGAGGGCGCCGATGCTCCGCTCGCTCACGCGGTCGAGGAGGGCGGCCGTGGCCGCGCCGGTGCGGTGCGAATCGTGGGTTTCGAGGAGGGTGCGTACGTTGTTGTCCGCCGCCAACCGCGCTGCTTCTCGGAGCTGCTGTGCCGCTGTGTCGTCGGCGGCCGCGGTGTCGTCGCCGCCGGGGAAGACGCGGACGTACTGGCCGCCCAGGTCGTGGGCGAGCCGGATGAGCCCTGCCAGCTCGCCGGGGGGCAGGGGTTGGGCCACCCTGGCGTATCCGGCGACGGCCAGGATCTCGATGCCGTGGTCGGCGAACTGCGCTGCCGTTGCCGCCCGTTCGCGCATCCCGATGCCGGTGTGTACGGGTTCCTCCGGGTGGGCGCGGAGTTCCACGCCGTGGTAGCCCGCGTCTGCGACGAGGCGGGCGACATCGGCGATCGGCATGCCGGGCAGGCCGAGGGTGGAGATGGCGAACTTCATGGTGCGTCCTTTCGACGGCGGATCCATCCCCACCCCGCCCCTTCCCGGTACCTCGGGGGAACCGCGCGAGCGGCCACGCACGGTTCCGGTCCGCAGTCCTGGCGGAACTGGAAGGTTTTGGAGAGGGGCGAGACCCGCGGCTGGCCGAGTTCCTGGCGGAAGCCGCGGCTGGCCGAGTTCCTGGCGGAAGCCGCGGCTAGCCGAGTACCTGGCGGAAACGGCGGAGTGTTTCACCCAGCAGGGTGGGGCCGTCGGTCGCCCACAGTTCCTCGTTGAACAGCTCGACCTCGATCGGACCCGAATAGCCCGCCGACTCGACGAGCGACACCCACCACGCCAGGTCGACCGAACCCTCCCCCAACTGCCCGCGCCCGTTCAGCACGCCCGCCGGCAACGGCGTGACCCAGTCCGCCAGTTGGAAGGCGTGCAGGCGCCCCTGTGCCCCCGCCCGAGCCACGGCCGCCGCCGCTGTGTCGTCCCACCACACGTGGTACGTATCCACCACCACCCCCACCTGCGAGGCAGGAAAGCGTTCGGCCAGCGACAGCGCCTGGTCCAGGGTGGACACCACACACCGATCCGCCGCGAACATGGGATGCAGCGGCTCGA
Coding sequences:
- a CDS encoding ABC transporter ATP-binding protein, with amino-acid sequence MASAERAAEQGWARRLTGYAWRYRRNVLLALGSSLGGMAVMALVPLVTKVVIDDVIGRHTRSLAVWTGLLIAAAVVVYGLTYIRRYYGGRLALDVQHDLRTEMYRTITRLDGRRQDELSTGQVVGRATSDLQLIQGLLFMLPMTIGNVLLFVISLVIMAWLSPLLTLVALAVAPALWFIAKRSRTRLFPATWYAQGQAAAVAGVVDGAVSGVRVVKGFGQEDQEIGKLREVGRRLFAGRLRTIKLNSRYTPALQAVPALGQVAMLALGGWLATRGEITLGTFVAFSTYLAQLVGPVRMLAMVLTVGQQARAGVERVLELIDTEPSIEDGTKELPADAPATVEFDGVSFGYDAERPVLDGFSLDIRPGETVAVVGSSGSGKSTVSLLLPRFYDVSRGAVLVGGHDVRELTLSSLRAAIGLVPEDSFLFSDTVRANIAYGKPDATQEEIEKAARSAQADGFIAELPQGYDTTVGEHGLTLSGGQRQRMALARAILTDPRLLVLDDATSAVDARVEHEIHEALKSVMAGRTTLLIAHRRSTLGLADRIAVLDGGRLAAIGTHEELQRDSALYRRLLTDPDELGGVSPGHTPLAPALEDDDHWVRDELDAEYDAERGITPPLWVREEKAESAAPGGMPATPELLAQVEALPPATDTPGIDEAKAVQAEDSYGLRRLLRGFGLPLLVSLLLVAIDAGMSLILPVLIRHGIDQGVTRLALGAVWAAAGLALVSVAVQWLAQTGETRMTGRTGERVLYTLRLKIFSQLQRLGLDYYERELTGRIMTRMTTDVDALSTFLQTGLVTAFVSVVTFFGIMVALLVIDVELALVVFATLPLLIVGTYFFRKKSVQAYELARERVSVVNADLQESVSGLRIVQAFRREHDGAERFAGRSDHYRQARVRGQWLISVYFPFVQLLSSVAAASVLIVGAGRVDNGTLTTGALVAYLLYIDLFFAPVQQLSQVFDGYQQAAVSLKRIQELLQEKTSTAAAAEPLDVLSLRGEIAFEDVDFAYGADEEALSGVDLRIPAGQTVAFVGETGAGKSTLVKLVARFYDPTGGRVTADGTDLRDLDITAYRHRLGVVPQEAYLFEGTVRDAIAYGRPDATDAQVEAAARAVGAHDMIATLEGGYLHEVAERGRNLSAGQRQLIALARAELVDPDILLLDEATAALDLATEVAVNRAAQARATDLPQALHFVRAGETPSTGRRTTLVVAHRLTTAARADRVVVMDHGRVAEDGTHDELLALDGRYARLWRTFIGQDEELDEDEGESVAAL
- a CDS encoding S28 family serine protease, which produces MRKALRWLLSLVVLIGTMTAAGATAHAATAAEPDIKDRILAIPGISLIEEKPYSGYRYFVLSFTQQVDHRNPYSRATFQQRITLLHKDTDRPTVMYTSGYDVSTTPSRTEPTQIVDGNQVSVEYRFFPLSRPQPADWSKDDIWQAASDQHAIFEALKPVYTKNWLTTGASKGGMTATYYKRFYPHDMNGVVAYVAPDDVVNNEDSAYDRFFKTVGTKECRDKLEGVQREALVRRAPLEKKYQEYAAANGYTFNTVGTLDKAYEAVVLDYVWGFWQYHLLAECSKIPADSAHASDQAIWDSIDTFSGFSFYTDQGLAPYTAYYYQAGTQLGSPTIKQPWLGNLSRYGYQPPRNFVPRDIPMRFQPWAMADVDHWVRHSADHMLYVYGQNDPWGAERFSFGAGARDSHVYTVAGGNHGSKVSMLTAPEKAQATASILRWAGLTDAPAKPQASFDARLDAQGVDREPTLHP